The following are encoded together in the Xiphophorus hellerii strain 12219 chromosome 3, Xiphophorus_hellerii-4.1, whole genome shotgun sequence genome:
- the kdf1a gene encoding keratinocyte differentiation factor 1, which yields MPGHSSGAPQTSRHSKHHTSTSQGNHKPSRTIYRESTGLPDLRDLHGEHFREHHNDHPRHSESKNGPSRRYPRNGTARGSETIGFIPGSADSAPASRPSCGSCPSMGWSGCKALLCRMLNCGCCGSRETSLAVNESSTDHPPKLGGEPSNGMALTNPTCGASMEPGKPTKSARLPTSESFRYQDVRFRGEIVNYPVNPSKRTRPPAKGESQRPISNTSLLSNDCYDLDDPCDSTDVDSLITKKLLELYAFHQIEELAKCTSDSSFFRKTNEISDLIYNIAQNYNLEEQEAECKLVHGVIRISTRKAKKKTSHQSTGQRPNGRNDGTLPDSGNETMTQTFMSSDFPEVKVSEQTQSDELARKMRQYGSRTYSSSTSTAYSPYQHDTGTNSSGAPLLI from the exons ATGCCTGGCCACAGCTCAGGGGCTCCCCAGACGTCCCGCCACTCAAAGCATCACACCTCCACCTCTCAGGGCAACCACAAACCAAGTCGAACTATATACAGGGAGAGCACGGGCTTACCTGACCTCAGGGACCTTCATGGGGAACATTTCCGCGAGCACCACAACGACCACCCTCGGCATTCGGAGAGCAAGAATGGCCCCAGTAGAAGATACCCGCGAAACGGCACGGCCCGGGGCTCAGAGACTATAGGATTTATTCCAGGGTCGGCTGACAGCGCGCCGGCCAGCAGGCCCTCATGCGGCTCCTGCCCCTCTATGGGCTGGAGTGGCTGCAAAGCCTTGCTCTGCCGTATGCTCAATTGTGGCTGTTGTGGCAGCCGAGAGACCTCTCTGGCCGTTAACGAGAGCTCAACAGACCACCCACCCAAATTAGGCGGTGAGCCTTCTAACGGCATGGCTCTGACCAACCCAACCTGTGGTGCCTCCATGGAGCCCGGCAAGCCCACCAAATCTGCCAGGTTACCCACCAGCGAAAGTTTTCGTTACCAAGACGTTCGTTTTAGGGGCGAGATTGTAAATTATCCAGTGAATCCTTCCAAACGGACCCGTCCTCCCGCAAAAGGGGAAAGCCAGAGACCGATCAGCAACACCAGCCTCTTGTCCAACGACTGCTACGACTTGGACGACCCGTGCGACAGCACAGACGTTGACTCTCTTATCACCAAGAAGCTCTTGGAGCTGTACGCCTTCCATCAGATCGAAGAGCTCGCCAAGTGTACGTCCGATTCCTCTTTCTTCCGCAAGACGAATGAGATAAGCGACCTTATCTACAACATTGCCCAGAACTACAACCTGGAGGAACAGGAGGCTGAGTGCAAGCTGGTGCACGGGGTCATCCGCATCAGCACGAGGAAGGCCAAGAAGAAGACCAGCCACCAGTCGACCGGGCAGCGTCCTAACGGCAGGAACGACGGGACTCTGCCTGATAGCGGCAACGAGACCATGACCCAAACCTTCATGAGCAGTGATT TTCCAGAGGTGAAAGTGTCTGAGCAAACGCAGTCAGACGAGCTGGCGAGGAAAATGAGACAATACGGCTCAAGAA
- the LOC116717744 gene encoding trophoblast glycoprotein-like: protein MCILAACVFLGVLLLLAPSQCLACPFGCECFAVTHTVKCVSKDLLVVPQDIPGYTRNVVITGNNIHQVGPDSFTELQNVTNVILSNNRITELASHTFASLTSLRSLDLSGNQLALIHPEALSIPGSPLQELNLSRSLHNFTALTDLATALRWGGLWGLRRLDLSGNLLALLPPGMFSHVPSLQQLLLRNNSLVAVYAGTFSGMDHLETLDLTHNDFETFRVDALQELERLGNAQIFLGNNPYTCSCESRDFVTWLNKTRARVDADAVRCTSPEELADTRLQGLTVQAIGCVVPVLAEVADLTLQTSYVFLGLVLGLVGMVFLFVLYLNRNGMKKWIIETRDACRDVLEGYHYRYEIDSDPRLGHITAGGSRSQRHLGQALSQQLPNDTCIVQTPTETQVKPVATSPTVNS from the exons ATGTGCATTTTGGCAGCTTGTGTTTTTCTAGGAGTTCTCCTCTTACTTGCACCCTCGCAGTGCTTGGCATGTCCTTTTGGCTGTGAATGTTTTGCGGTCACCCACACAGTGAAGTGTGTCTCTAAGGATCTGCTCGTAGTGCCACAAGACATTCCAGGATATACCCGGAATGTCGTCATCACAGGGAATAATATACATCAAGTCGGACCAGATTCGTTTACAGAACTGCAGAATGTCACTAACGTCATTTTAAGCAATAACAG GATCACAGAGTTGGCCTCCCACACCTTTGCCAGCCTCACCAGCCTGCGCTCCTTGGACCTCAGTGGTAACCAGCTGGCACTAATCCACCCAGAGGCTCTCAGCATACCTGGAAGCCCCCTTCAGGAGCTCAACCTGAGCCGCTCGCTGCACAACTTCACCGCCCTGACCGACCTAGCCACGGCTCTCCGCTGGGGCGGACTCTGGGGGCTCCGCCGCCTGGACCTTTCTGGAAACCTCCTGGCCCTTCTCCCGCCTGGCATGTTCTCCCACGTTCCCAGTTTGCAGCAGCTCTTGCTCAGGAACAACTCCTTGGTGGCTGTCTATGCGGGCACCTTTTCCGGCATGGACCATCTGGAGACCCTGGATCTGACGCACAACGACTTCGAGACGTTCAGGGTCGACGCACTTCAAGAACTAGAGAGACTTGGCAACGCTCAGATCTTTCTCGGTAATAACCCATACACCTGCTCCTGCGAGAGCCGAGACTTTGTGACCTGGCTGAATAAAACCAGAGCCCGGGTGGATGCTGACGCGGTCAGATGTACATCACCGGAGGAGTTGGCCGACACCCGGCTGCAAGGGCTCACCGTCCAGGCCATTGGTTGTGTAGTTCCAGTCCTGGCTGAGGTGGCTGACCTCACCTTGCAGACGTCGTACGTTTTCCTGGGGCTGGTGCTGGGCCTTGTCGGCATGGTTTTTCTCTTTGTGCTGTACCTGAATCGAAACGGCATGAAGAAGTGGATCATAGAAACGAGGGATGCGTGCCGGGACGTTCTGGAGGGCTATCACTACCGCTACGAGATAGACTCTGACCCTCGGTTGGGTCACATCACGGCTGGCGGTAGCAGGTCACAAAGGCATTTGGGACAAGCGCTGTCCCAACAGCTGCCAAATGACACGTGTATAGTCCAAACCCCGACAGAAACACAAGTCAAACCAGTGGCAACCTCTCCTACTGTAAACTCATGA
- the LOC116717269 gene encoding transmembrane protein 222-like — MAEVDDTDIMMNFQGDFPKSGRKSCRYPYCIVWTPIPILSWVLPFIGHMGICTSSGVIRDFAGSYFVSEDNMGFGRPTKYWRLDVDKVCGNGAATWDQAVHDASEEYKCRPHNLCMDNCHSHVAMALNLMRYDNSSSWNMVNLCVLSFIHGKHVSWAAVLKTWLPFVMLCGVLATFILTLNLQ; from the exons ATGGCGGAGGTGGACGACACGGACATCATGATGAACTTCCAGGGTGATTTCCCAAAAAGCGGCAGGAAAAGCTGCCGCTACCCGTACTGCATTGTCTGGACGCCTATTCCTATTTTATC GTGGGTGCTCCCCTTCATTGGTCACATGGGCATCTGCACCTCTTCAGGGGTCATACGAGACTTTGCGGGATCTTACTTTGTATCG GAGGATAACATGGGGTTTGGTCGACCCACAAA GTACTGGAGGCTGGATGTGGACAAAGTCTGTGGTAATGGTGCAGCAACGTGGGACCAAGCAGTTCACGATGCATCTGAGGAATACAAATGCAGGCCG CACAACCTGTGCATGGACAACTGTCATTCCCACGTTGCGATGGCTTTAAACCTGATGCGGTATGACAACAGCTCATCCTGGAACATGGTGAACCTCTGTGTGCTGTCCTTCATTCATGGGAAGCATGTGAG CTGGGCAGCGGTCCTGAAGACCTGGCTCCCCTTCGTCATGCTCTGTGGGGTCCTCGCCACGTTCATCCTGACTCTGAACCTACAGTAA
- the wdtc1 gene encoding WD and tetratricopeptide repeats protein 1, whose product MAAVNITREILHRQIRDRRAPGFQRSFHVTDPFIKRLGLETELQGHTGCVNCLEWNEQGDLLASGSDDQHAIIWDPFRHKKLTTMHTGHAANIFSVKFLPHTGDRILVTGAADTKVHVHDLSVKETIHMFSDHTNRVKRIATAPMWPNTFWSAAEDGIIRQYDLRENSKHSEVLIDLTEFCGQLAEAKCLAVNPRDNNYLAVGANGPFVRLYDIRMIHNYRKSLSQNTSAAVHTFCDRQKPIPDGAGQYYVAGHLPVKLRDYNNRLRVLVATYVTFSPDGTELLVNMGGEQVYLFDLTFKQRPYTFVLPKMCQSTTDVQNGKTTNGVSNGIHLPPGHIGFTESKTQSSFTELPPHLEKIKQQANNAFARQQWTQAIQLYSLGIHEARGNAMLYGNRAAAYMKRKWDGDHYDALRDCVKALALNPGHLKAHFRLARCLFELKYVAEALECLDDFKGKFPEQAHSSACDALDKDIKAALYSKSDSEDKKGNSSIRFQSFSRKESIPEDEVVLRERSFDYKHRYCGHCNTTTDIKEANFFGSKGQYIVSGSDDGSFFIWEKETTNLVRILQGDESIVNCLQPHPSYCFLATSGIDPVVRLWNPRPETDGDNGRVVEDMEGAAQANQRRMNADPLEVMLLNMGYRITGLRGVGPDGSDDEDSSEGPVQCRTS is encoded by the exons ATGGCTGCTGTCAACATCACCAGGGAGATCCTGCACAGGCAGATCAGG GACAGGAGAGCGCCGGGCTTCCAAAGGTCTTTTCATGTGACTGACCCCTTCATTAAGAGACTTGGACTGGAAACTGAGCTCCAG GGCCATACTGGCTGTGTGAACTGCTTGGAATGGAACGAACAAGGAGA CCTGCTGGCTTCAGGCTCAGACGATCAACATGCCATCATCTGGGATCCATTCAGACACAAGAAGCTTACAACTATGCACACGGGTCATgctgcaaatatattttctgtcaaG TTCCTGCCTCACACTGGGGACAGGATCTTGGTAACAGGCGCAGCTGACACAAAGGTCCATGTCCATGACCTGAGCGTGAAGGAAACCATCCACATGTTCTCTGATCACACCAACAGAGTGAAGCGCATTGCCACAGCACCAATGTGGCCCAACACCTTCTGGAGTGCTGCAGAGGACGGCATCATCAG GCAGTATGATCTGCGGGAGAACAGTAAACACTCTGAGGTTCTGATCGACCTGACAGAGTTCTGCGGTCAGCTGGCTGAAGCCAAGTGTCTCGCAGTCAATCCACGGGACAATAACTACCTGGCGGTGGGAGCCAACGGGCCTTTTGTTCGTCTCTATGACATCAGGATGATTCACAACTACAG GAAATCTTTGAGCCAGAACACATCAGCGGCTGTCCACACTTTCTGTGACAGGCAGAAGCCCATCCCTGATGGAGCCGGGCAGTACTATGTAGCAG GCCACCTGCCAGTGAAACTCCGAGATTACAACAACCGCCTGAGAGTCCTGGTGGCCACCTATGTTACCTTCAGCCCCGACGGCACAGAGCTGCTCGTTAACATGGGTGGGGAACAG GTCTATCTTTTTGACTTGACATTTAAGCAGAGGCCGTATACCTTTGTGCTTCCAAAAATGTGCCAGTCAACAACAG ATGTCCAGAATGGAAAGACGACAAACGGCGTCTCTAATGGCATCCATTTACCTCCCGGCCACATTGGCTTTACAGAAAGCAAAACACAGTCCAG TTTTACGGAGCTTCCTCCTCACttggagaaaataaagcaacaggCCAACAACGCATTCGCCCGCCAGCAATGGACACAGGCCATCCAGCTGTACAGCTTAGGCATTCACGAAGCCAGGGGCAACGCCATGCTGTATGGGAACCGGGCTGCTGCCTATATGAAACGCAAATG GGATGGAGACCATTATGACGCCCTCAGGGATTGCGTGAAGGCTCTTGCTCTGAACCCGGGACATCTGAAAGCACATTTCAGGCTGGCACGGTGTCTGTTTGAGCTGAAGTATGTGGCAGAGGCTCTGGAGTGTTTGGACGATTTCAAAGGGAAGTTTCCTGAGCAAGCACACAGCAGTGCCTGTGATGCCTTGGATAAAGACATCAAGGCTGCTCTTTACTCTAAGTCGGATTCAG AAGATAAAAAGGGCAACAGCTCCATTCGTTTCCAGTCGTTCAGTCGGAAAGAGTCCATCCCTGAAGATGAGGTGGTGTTGAGGGAGCGCAGTTTTGACTACAAGCACAGATACTGTGGTCACTGCAACACCACCACTGACATCAAAGAGGCCAACTTCTTCGGGAG CAAGGGCCAGTACATCGTGAGTGGCTCGGATGATGGCTCTTTTTTCATCTGGGAAAAGGAAACGACTAACCTGGTGAGGATCCTTCAGGGAGATGAGTCAATAGTCAACTGCCTGCAGCCGCACCCAAGCTACTGCTTCCTGGCCACTAGCGGTATTGATCCTGTGGTTCGATTATGGAACCCCAGACCAGAG ACCGACGGTGACAACGGGCGTGTGGTGGAGGACATGGAGGGAGCTGCTCAGGCGAATCAGCGGCGAATGAATGCCGATCCGTTAGAGGTAATGCTTCTGAACATGGGTTATCGCATCACAGGCCTGCGTGGCGTCGGACCCGACGGTTCAGACGACGAAGACAGCTCAGAGGGGCCGGTACAGTGCAGGACAAGCTAA